A portion of the Streptomyces platensis genome contains these proteins:
- a CDS encoding RiPP maturation radical SAM C-methyltransferase, which produces MRVLLVNMPWSPIDLPSLALGILRRSVDERTSGRADVLHANLEFTDWITRRTEFTADDYQYYALSSYFMGCGDWVFSSALYDDPEWRVPEFTASMRGKLRDERMRMSKELHRVVPEFVQETAERIVAAGPDVVGFTSTFQQNTAALAAAKYVKRLAPHIRTVMGGANCDAEQGHATHRNFPFVDFVVRGEGEAAFPQLLTALDEGGDLSAVPGLCHRGADGESVANPMSTRPLPPATILPPDYSGYFERLASSVARNWVEPKLVVEGARGCWWGEKHHCTFCGLNGSFMQFRSKSPETFYEEIMDLARRHRVLDMYLVDNILDMGYLTTVLPRIIDSGYDLRMHIEIKANMRRPQLRTLARAGMIYVQPGIESLNSRVLDLMDKGVSGCQNVRMLRDGAETGLSVSWNYLHGFPGESASDYEPVIAQIPALEHLDPPVDLSARIAIERFSPYFNRPELGFTGLRPEEHYRFTYDLPESELLDMAYVFEAPERGITKPTVTALNEALAAWKKRHADSRLTHADLGDRIVLVSRRHAFDWGALELTAPTEIAAFRLLDQPHAPAALTRKLAAKLPGHPVDEAAVHALLQHWVTLGLVFTDGGQYVHLAPAAVNEDLLRLDFMRHTHAVAAPPERPDDAARPLVAHV; this is translated from the coding sequence ATGCGCGTCCTGCTGGTCAACATGCCCTGGTCCCCGATCGACCTGCCGTCCCTTGCCCTCGGCATCCTGAGACGAAGCGTCGACGAGCGCACCTCCGGCCGGGCCGATGTCCTGCACGCGAACCTGGAGTTCACCGACTGGATCACCCGGCGGACCGAGTTCACCGCGGACGACTACCAGTACTACGCACTCTCCTCCTACTTCATGGGATGCGGCGACTGGGTGTTCTCCTCCGCCCTCTACGACGACCCCGAGTGGCGGGTGCCGGAGTTCACCGCCTCGATGCGCGGCAAACTGCGTGACGAGCGGATGCGGATGTCCAAGGAACTGCACCGCGTGGTACCGGAGTTCGTGCAGGAGACCGCCGAGCGGATCGTCGCGGCCGGCCCCGACGTCGTCGGCTTCACCTCCACCTTCCAGCAGAACACCGCCGCGCTCGCCGCCGCCAAGTACGTCAAGCGCCTCGCTCCGCACATCAGAACCGTCATGGGCGGCGCCAACTGCGACGCCGAACAGGGCCACGCCACCCACCGCAACTTCCCGTTCGTGGACTTCGTGGTCCGCGGCGAGGGCGAGGCCGCCTTCCCCCAGCTGCTCACCGCGCTCGACGAGGGCGGCGACCTGTCCGCCGTCCCCGGGCTGTGCCACCGCGGCGCCGACGGCGAAAGCGTCGCGAACCCGATGAGCACCAGACCGCTGCCGCCCGCGACCATCCTGCCGCCCGACTACAGCGGCTACTTCGAGCGGCTGGCGTCCTCCGTCGCCCGCAACTGGGTGGAGCCCAAACTCGTCGTCGAGGGGGCCCGCGGCTGCTGGTGGGGGGAGAAGCACCACTGCACCTTCTGCGGACTCAACGGCTCCTTCATGCAGTTCCGCAGCAAGAGCCCCGAGACCTTCTACGAAGAGATCATGGACCTGGCCCGCCGGCACCGGGTGCTGGACATGTACCTCGTCGACAACATCCTCGACATGGGCTACCTCACCACCGTCCTGCCCCGCATCATCGACAGCGGCTACGACCTGCGGATGCATATCGAGATCAAGGCCAATATGCGCCGGCCCCAGCTGCGCACCCTCGCCCGGGCCGGAATGATCTACGTCCAGCCGGGCATCGAGAGCCTCAACAGCCGGGTGCTGGACCTGATGGACAAGGGCGTCAGCGGCTGCCAGAACGTCCGTATGCTCCGGGACGGAGCCGAGACCGGACTCTCCGTCTCCTGGAACTACCTCCACGGCTTCCCCGGCGAGAGCGCCTCGGACTACGAGCCCGTCATCGCCCAGATACCGGCCCTGGAACACCTCGACCCGCCGGTCGACCTGTCCGCCCGTATTGCCATCGAACGCTTCAGCCCGTACTTCAACCGGCCCGAACTCGGCTTCACCGGTCTGCGCCCCGAGGAGCACTACCGCTTCACCTACGACCTGCCCGAATCCGAACTCCTCGATATGGCCTATGTCTTCGAGGCACCCGAACGCGGGATCACCAAGCCCACCGTCACCGCGCTCAACGAGGCCCTCGCCGCCTGGAAGAAGCGCCACGCGGACAGCAGACTCACCCACGCGGACCTCGGCGACCGCATCGTGCTCGTCAGCCGCCGGCACGCCTTCGACTGGGGCGCCCTGGAACTCACCGCACCCACCGAGATCGCCGCCTTCCGGCTGCTCGACCAGCCGCACGCCCCCGCCGCCCTGACCCGCAAGCTCGCCGCCAAGCTTCCCGGGCACCCCGTCGACGAGGCCGCCGTCCACGCCCTCCTCCAGCACTGGGTGACGCTCGGGCTGGTCTTCACCGACGGCGGCCAGTACGTCCACCTGGCACCGGCCGCCGTCAACGAGGACCTGCTGCGCCTCGACTTCATGCGCCACACCCATGCCGTGGCGGCCCCGCCGGAGCGACCCGACGACGCCGCCCGGCCCCTCGTCGCCCACGTCTGA
- a CDS encoding DUF5825 family protein, translated as MTSTATPPTRALTLHAWRDYDKDACALPGMSLGAVDLTAPPDDQAARLWELGARRVEFTGEIDLTAVDDPADADRAVRSLCLIRDLTARAVLVQWQLRLPPEPDDGWRDLSHLQPPRTLTGPTDPAAALAEWRNGHYLCKCLWRQGPGFVQIRDRRWGELRRFTAEEPEYQQAIDRLSYGAPLRDVPPAIAADFLAERLVSRTGPLLWWLPYRVNRWIQEAMAV; from the coding sequence ATGACCAGCACCGCCACCCCGCCCACCCGAGCACTGACCCTCCACGCCTGGCGGGACTACGACAAGGACGCCTGCGCCCTGCCGGGCATGAGCCTGGGCGCGGTCGACCTGACCGCGCCGCCGGACGACCAGGCCGCCCGGTTGTGGGAACTCGGGGCACGCCGGGTGGAGTTCACCGGGGAGATCGACCTGACCGCGGTCGACGACCCCGCCGACGCCGACCGGGCCGTCCGGAGCCTGTGCCTGATCCGCGATCTGACCGCCCGTGCCGTACTGGTGCAGTGGCAGCTGCGGCTGCCCCCGGAGCCCGACGACGGCTGGCGCGACCTCAGCCACCTCCAGCCGCCCCGTACCCTCACCGGCCCCACCGACCCCGCCGCCGCGCTGGCCGAATGGCGCAACGGGCACTATCTCTGCAAGTGCCTGTGGCGCCAGGGCCCCGGCTTCGTCCAGATCCGCGACCGCCGCTGGGGCGAACTGCGCCGTTTCACCGCCGAGGAGCCCGAATACCAGCAGGCGATCGACCGGCTCTCCTACGGCGCACCGCTCCGGGACGTGCCCCCGGCCATCGCCGCCGACTTCCTGGCGGAGCGCCTGGTCTCCCGCACCGGCCCGCTGCTGTGGTGGCTCCCGTACCGGGTGAACCGGTGGATCCAGGAGGCAATGGCCGTCTGA
- a CDS encoding RICIN domain-containing protein, with protein sequence MRPTGHSGLRRTLTVFIAVLAVALGLGTQTGTAQADDGSGLNGLTFTSVNNGRNLDVQNGNTGDGVFIVTNSAPGYHQKWNAGLQADGSFTLVNDVTGKCVGAGYPLKQQSCSGASGLRWYFQPVSGTSDTFMIRNAGDNKCVDVVLGAQYNDAWTQTYGCNGSKAQQWKVPSSATGAVVKAAVTYASKRCQKDAATCSWTKGSQAPAEPLPKQCVSPVWYNGTEAPVPWTFSLNTSTGWSSQLGVSFTSTLGTGMASPVQTSVSLTLSGQVTYGLRTDLGNSLVITVPSHQYGWVALSELATKVTGEWTFDANGFPWKAQDTVTVPLRSDDQGRSSIYLAQTSPDFTNCHS encoded by the coding sequence ATGAGACCGACCGGACACAGCGGCTTACGCAGAACACTCACCGTCTTCATCGCCGTGCTCGCCGTCGCCCTCGGCCTGGGTACGCAGACCGGCACGGCCCAGGCCGATGACGGCTCGGGCCTGAACGGACTGACGTTCACGTCGGTCAACAACGGCCGGAACCTGGATGTGCAGAACGGCAACACCGGGGACGGTGTCTTCATCGTCACCAACTCCGCGCCGGGCTACCACCAGAAGTGGAACGCCGGCCTTCAGGCCGACGGATCGTTCACCCTCGTCAATGACGTCACGGGCAAGTGCGTCGGAGCGGGCTATCCGCTCAAGCAGCAGTCCTGTTCCGGAGCGTCCGGTCTGCGCTGGTACTTCCAGCCCGTGAGCGGTACCAGCGACACTTTTATGATCCGTAACGCCGGTGACAACAAGTGCGTCGATGTCGTGCTGGGCGCCCAGTACAACGACGCATGGACGCAGACCTACGGCTGCAACGGCAGCAAGGCGCAGCAGTGGAAGGTTCCCTCCTCGGCGACCGGCGCCGTGGTGAAGGCCGCGGTGACCTATGCGTCGAAGCGCTGCCAGAAGGACGCCGCGACCTGCTCCTGGACGAAGGGTTCGCAGGCCCCGGCCGAACCGCTTCCGAAGCAGTGCGTCTCTCCCGTCTGGTACAACGGCACCGAGGCGCCGGTGCCCTGGACGTTCTCGCTGAACACCTCCACCGGCTGGTCGAGCCAGCTCGGGGTGTCCTTCACCTCCACCCTCGGCACGGGCATGGCGAGCCCGGTGCAGACCAGCGTCAGCCTCACCCTCTCCGGCCAGGTCACCTACGGCCTGCGGACGGACCTCGGCAACAGCCTGGTGATCACCGTGCCGTCGCATCAGTACGGCTGGGTGGCGCTGTCGGAGCTGGCGACGAAGGTGACCGGCGAGTGGACCTTCGACGCGAACGGCTTCCCGTGGAAGGCGCAGGACACCGTCACGGTCCCGCTGCGCAGCGATGACCAGGGCCGGTCCAGCATCTATCTGGCGCAGACCAGCCCGGACTTCACGAACTGCCACAGCTGA
- a CDS encoding DMT family transporter has translation MSRADGRALAAACVTVVLWASSFIAIRSSAADFGPGALALGRLVVASVVLSALLLARRGGFPPREAWPGILASGVLWFGAYMVALNWGERHVDAGTASLVVNVGPILMALLGGWLLKEGFPPKLMAGMAVSFAGAVVVGLSMSGGGTSSLFGVLLCLFAALAYAVGVVLQKPTLKHATPMQVTTFGALAGAVACLPFAGQLVSQVSRAPLSATLQIVYLGVFPTALAFTTWAYAISRTTVGKMGATTYAVPVLVVFLSWLFLGEIPGWLTLLGGLLCLCGVAVSRMRGKGRAQVPEAARGSRTAAQAEVSAECAQRTAG, from the coding sequence GTGAGCCGGGCGGATGGGCGTGCGCTCGCCGCGGCCTGCGTCACGGTGGTGCTGTGGGCGTCGTCGTTCATCGCGATCCGTAGTTCCGCTGCGGATTTCGGGCCGGGTGCGCTCGCGCTGGGCCGGCTGGTGGTGGCGTCCGTCGTGTTGAGCGCCCTCCTGCTGGCCCGGCGTGGTGGATTCCCGCCCCGCGAGGCCTGGCCGGGCATCCTCGCCTCCGGAGTGCTGTGGTTCGGCGCATACATGGTCGCGTTGAACTGGGGCGAGCGGCATGTGGACGCCGGTACGGCTTCCCTGGTCGTCAATGTCGGGCCGATCCTGATGGCGCTGCTGGGCGGATGGCTGCTGAAGGAGGGCTTCCCGCCGAAGCTGATGGCGGGTATGGCGGTTTCGTTCGCCGGGGCCGTGGTGGTCGGGCTGTCCATGTCCGGCGGTGGCACGTCGTCTCTCTTCGGCGTGCTGCTGTGTCTGTTCGCGGCGCTGGCGTACGCGGTGGGTGTGGTGCTTCAGAAGCCGACCCTGAAGCACGCCACACCGATGCAGGTGACGACGTTCGGCGCGCTCGCCGGAGCGGTGGCCTGTCTGCCGTTCGCCGGCCAGCTGGTGTCGCAGGTGAGCCGGGCTCCGCTGTCGGCGACCTTGCAGATCGTGTACCTGGGTGTGTTCCCGACGGCCCTTGCGTTCACCACGTGGGCCTATGCGATCTCCCGTACGACCGTCGGGAAGATGGGTGCCACGACGTACGCGGTACCGGTGCTCGTCGTGTTCCTGTCCTGGCTGTTCCTCGGCGAGATCCCCGGCTGGCTGACGCTGCTGGGTGGTCTCCTCTGCCTGTGCGGGGTCGCGGTGTCGCGGATGCGGGGGAAGGGGCGGGCGCAGGTCCCGGAGGCCGCACGCGGGAGTCGTACGGCTGCGCAGGCCGAGGTGTCGGCGGAGTGCGCACAGCGCACTGCCGGCTGA
- a CDS encoding TetR/AcrR family transcriptional regulator, whose product MTEPPGRRERKKAATRQKIADTALRLFLERGYDAVGIRDVAAESDVAVTTVFSHFASKEALVFERDQDFEQRLTRAVTDRPPHEPLIPALHREVQALVRHCTAEGSAPVRRMIEGSPALRKYEESMNLRHAQALAAALAADPHLSRSATACRATARFTIDAYALACQADDPGATVDEVFRMIEAAWEATAS is encoded by the coding sequence ATGACCGAGCCGCCCGGACGCCGCGAACGCAAGAAGGCTGCGACCCGTCAGAAGATCGCCGACACCGCGCTGCGGCTCTTCCTGGAGCGCGGGTACGACGCCGTGGGTATCCGTGACGTGGCGGCCGAATCCGACGTGGCCGTCACCACGGTCTTCTCCCACTTCGCCTCGAAAGAGGCCCTGGTGTTCGAGCGCGACCAGGACTTCGAGCAGCGCCTCACACGGGCGGTCACCGACCGGCCTCCGCACGAGCCGCTCATCCCGGCGCTGCACCGCGAGGTCCAGGCCCTGGTGCGGCACTGCACGGCGGAGGGCAGCGCCCCCGTCCGGCGCATGATCGAGGGCTCACCCGCCCTGCGGAAGTACGAGGAGTCGATGAACCTGCGTCACGCGCAGGCGCTGGCAGCGGCCCTGGCCGCCGATCCCCACCTGTCCCGGAGCGCGACGGCCTGCCGGGCGACCGCGCGTTTCACCATCGACGCCTACGCGCTGGCCTGCCAGGCGGACGATCCCGGGGCCACGGTGGACGAGGTCTTCCGGATGATCGAGGCGGCCTGGGAAGCCACCGCGTCCTGA
- a CDS encoding NADP-dependent oxidoreductase: MRKICFAEFGGPEVLQLVEAEEPHAGPGRIRIAVRAAGVNPVDWRIREGQVLGAHPVELPAGVGLDAAGVVDEVGEGVEGVEVGDRVFGEGADTYAEFAVLSAWARIPVGLTFDEAAGYPSVVETALRIIREVGVRPGQTLLVSGASGGVGSAVLQIARERGITVIGTAGAANQDYLRDLGALATTYGEGWVERVRHLGRVDAALDLAGSGVIRELVELTGDSRKVVSIADLGAPQLGVRFSGVAGSVPDALAEAVDLIARGRLHIPVEKSYPLTEAAAAHADSRAGHTRGRRVLVI, encoded by the coding sequence ATGAGGAAAATTTGCTTCGCCGAGTTCGGCGGTCCCGAGGTCCTGCAACTGGTGGAAGCCGAGGAGCCCCACGCGGGCCCCGGTCGGATACGCATCGCCGTACGAGCGGCGGGCGTCAACCCCGTCGACTGGAGGATTCGGGAGGGCCAAGTCCTGGGAGCCCATCCGGTCGAGCTGCCCGCCGGGGTCGGACTTGACGCCGCCGGGGTGGTGGACGAGGTCGGCGAGGGCGTCGAAGGGGTCGAGGTCGGCGACCGCGTGTTCGGCGAAGGCGCCGACACATACGCCGAGTTCGCCGTGCTGTCGGCCTGGGCCCGCATCCCCGTGGGACTGACCTTCGACGAGGCGGCCGGGTACCCGTCGGTGGTGGAGACCGCGCTGCGCATCATCCGCGAGGTCGGCGTGCGGCCCGGGCAGACGCTGCTGGTCAGCGGCGCGTCCGGCGGCGTCGGGTCGGCGGTGCTGCAGATCGCCCGCGAGCGCGGCATCACGGTGATCGGCACGGCCGGGGCCGCGAACCAGGACTACCTGCGTGACCTGGGCGCCCTCGCCACGACCTACGGCGAGGGCTGGGTCGAACGGGTGCGGCACCTGGGCCGGGTCGACGCGGCCCTCGACCTGGCCGGCTCGGGCGTGATCCGCGAACTCGTCGAGCTCACCGGGGACTCGCGCAAGGTCGTCTCCATCGCCGACCTCGGTGCGCCGCAGCTGGGCGTCCGGTTCTCCGGCGTGGCCGGGAGCGTGCCGGACGCGCTCGCCGAGGCCGTCGACCTCATCGCCCGGGGCAGGCTCCACATCCCGGTCGAGAAGTCGTACCCGCTCACCGAGGCAGCGGCGGCGCACGCCGACAGTCGCGCCGGTCACACCCGGGGGCGCCGGGTTCTGGTCATCTGA
- a CDS encoding GNAT family N-acetyltransferase, translating to MTRMPITNRNNTTNTPMTAAIDDAPLISRVLADAFDDDPMMRWFFPDDAARPAGLVRYFSTLFTRQYGRHGVCERTGAAAAFWVPPEAMAKAVPDTETIEELQDILGDRAALFREAVEAAAEHAPQEPQWHLAVLGADPAAQGQGHGAALLRSGLAKADAAGMPVALESSKRTNLPFYEHFGFTVQQELQLPGGGPTLWAMRRESRPSDDA from the coding sequence ATGACCCGTATGCCGATAACCAACCGGAACAACACCACAAACACCCCGATGACGGCCGCGATCGACGACGCTCCGCTCATCAGCCGGGTCCTCGCCGACGCCTTTGACGACGACCCGATGATGCGCTGGTTCTTTCCCGACGATGCCGCCCGTCCGGCGGGGCTCGTCCGTTACTTCAGCACCCTTTTCACCCGGCAGTACGGCCGGCACGGTGTGTGTGAACGTACCGGGGCGGCGGCTGCGTTCTGGGTGCCGCCGGAGGCGATGGCCAAGGCCGTGCCCGACACGGAGACCATCGAGGAGCTCCAGGACATCCTGGGCGACCGGGCCGCCCTGTTCCGGGAGGCCGTCGAAGCGGCGGCCGAGCATGCCCCGCAGGAGCCGCAGTGGCATCTGGCGGTGCTGGGGGCCGACCCCGCCGCCCAGGGCCAAGGGCACGGGGCCGCCCTGCTGCGGTCGGGGCTGGCCAAGGCCGACGCGGCGGGTATGCCCGTAGCCCTGGAGTCGTCGAAGCGGACCAATCTTCCGTTCTACGAGCACTTCGGGTTCACCGTGCAGCAGGAGCTCCAGCTGCCGGGCGGCGGGCCGACACTGTGGGCGATGCGACGCGAGTCGCGCCCATCGGACGACGCCTAG
- a CDS encoding LysR family transcriptional regulator, with amino-acid sequence MDPHLLRTFVAVLDHRSFSVAASALGYTQSAVSQHIAALEADLGTRLVERRPVAPTPAGTRLMEHAPALLLRLDAARTDISRLRHTRSTRLTLACSPAALTPAIAQALSQLRAAAHSLDLEVHTLGREAVLAEVLTGRADIGLVDGAAAPSDPLPLPDLGPATTLVAAEEPLAVLFPHHHPLARRRTVRLTDLAQAHWIDAPDTAIPLDRLRDICRTDGFRPRIRHRGTDLHALAALATTGHGLAALPLPLATTLGGTAVPVAEPRLVHRTEAVHAANPSRTTQQLVERMTW; translated from the coding sequence ATGGATCCACATCTGCTGCGCACCTTCGTCGCGGTCCTCGACCACCGCTCGTTCTCCGTCGCCGCCTCGGCCCTCGGCTATACGCAATCCGCGGTCTCCCAGCACATCGCCGCCCTCGAAGCCGATCTGGGCACCCGGCTGGTCGAACGCCGCCCGGTCGCCCCCACCCCGGCCGGAACCCGGCTGATGGAGCACGCTCCCGCCCTGCTGCTGCGGCTGGACGCCGCCCGCACCGACATCTCCCGCCTGCGGCACACCCGCTCCACGCGACTGACCCTCGCCTGCTCACCCGCCGCTCTGACCCCCGCCATCGCGCAGGCCCTGTCCCAACTGCGCGCCGCAGCACACTCGTTGGATCTGGAGGTGCATACGCTGGGCCGGGAAGCGGTGCTCGCGGAGGTGCTCACCGGACGCGCCGATATCGGCCTCGTCGACGGCGCCGCGGCCCCCAGCGACCCGCTCCCGCTGCCCGACCTCGGGCCCGCCACCACCCTCGTCGCGGCCGAGGAGCCCTTGGCCGTGCTCTTCCCGCACCACCATCCCCTGGCACGGCGCCGCACAGTGCGCCTGACCGACCTGGCACAAGCCCACTGGATCGACGCCCCGGACACCGCCATACCCCTCGACCGGCTGCGCGACATCTGCCGCACCGACGGCTTCCGTCCCCGGATCCGCCACCGCGGCACCGACCTGCACGCCCTCGCCGCACTCGCCACCACCGGCCACGGCCTCGCCGCCCTCCCTCTCCCCCTCGCCACGACGCTCGGCGGCACAGCCGTCCCGGTGGCAGAGCCACGGCTGGTACACCGCACCGAGGCCGTTCACGCCGCCAACCCCTCACGAACGACGCAGCAGTTGGTCGAGCGCATGACCTGGTGA
- a CDS encoding CTP synthase C-terminal region-related (seleno)protein, with the protein MNHTARIALVGDRSDAVRSHARIPGLLEALRVRDGLDLDAYWIPTEDADQGMDGFDAVWVLPGSPYRSERGVLAAIRAAREGGIPFLGTCGGFQHALLEFARDVCGVTRAGHAENAPETADEDAVIRPLACSLVGHEGIVDVTPGSRAAQLLGADRTQARYHCNYGPNPDYLDVLRAHGMAFTGTDESGELRIAELPAHPFFLATLFQPELDGDGTRAHPLITGLASAAVDHLGAR; encoded by the coding sequence ATGAACCACACCGCACGTATCGCCCTGGTCGGCGACCGCTCCGACGCCGTCCGGTCCCATGCCCGTATCCCCGGCCTGTTGGAGGCGCTGCGGGTGCGGGACGGACTGGACCTGGACGCCTACTGGATCCCCACCGAGGACGCCGACCAGGGCATGGACGGCTTCGACGCGGTCTGGGTGCTGCCCGGCAGTCCCTACCGCAGTGAGCGCGGCGTCCTGGCGGCGATCCGGGCGGCGCGCGAAGGCGGCATTCCCTTTCTGGGTACCTGCGGGGGCTTCCAGCACGCGCTGCTGGAATTCGCCCGCGACGTCTGCGGCGTGACCCGCGCCGGCCATGCCGAGAACGCCCCGGAAACCGCCGACGAGGACGCCGTCATCCGCCCGCTCGCCTGCTCCCTGGTCGGCCACGAAGGCATCGTCGACGTCACGCCCGGCTCCCGGGCCGCCCAACTGCTCGGCGCCGACCGTACGCAGGCCCGCTACCACTGCAACTACGGCCCCAACCCCGACTACCTCGATGTCCTGCGGGCACACGGAATGGCCTTCACCGGCACCGATGAATCCGGCGAGCTGCGCATCGCCGAACTGCCCGCTCACCCCTTCTTCCTGGCCACCCTCTTCCAGCCTGAGCTGGACGGCGACGGCACCCGGGCGCACCCGCTGATCACCGGCCTGGCCTCGGCCGCCGTGGACCACCTCGGCGCTCGATAA